From the genome of Fusobacterium varium, one region includes:
- the wcaJ_2 gene encoding Putative colanic biosynthesis UDP-glucose lipid carrier transferase, which translates to MEQEKSTTLKLIYIILLGGIFLLCRYFFIFEIGIPIYSLGVFTFIILGLYITDNMEFKRYYYSNKRFVIILILNFIAFFIWFVDIWDFSIIPFMLIFTASQILISTIISIITFEIKKVTTYGNGEMKKRIMESLSKFSEYEYIDEAKREESLTEFIEKNGISILILTKLKLTKEEIKEVLNLKLSGIEVKSYSDYMLENEEKIDVEFIDEEWLLQAYGFKILHSQIQNRVKKIFDLGMAVVIGVITLPIMAIAAIIVRLESPGPIIYSQDRVGENGKEFKVHKFRSMRNDAEKDGAKWAQQNDPRVTKFGNIMRKTRIDELPQLLNVIKGEMSFIGPRPERMVFIKELEKQIPYYNLRHMVKPGLTGWAQVMYPYGASVEDARRKLEYDLYYIKHHSLYLDIVIMILTLKTVIFGKGR; encoded by the coding sequence ATGGAACAAGAAAAAAGTACAACATTAAAATTAATATATATAATATTATTGGGAGGAATATTTTTATTATGTAGATACTTCTTTATTTTTGAAATAGGGATACCTATTTACTCTTTGGGAGTATTTACATTTATTATTTTAGGATTGTATATTACAGATAATATGGAATTTAAAAGATATTATTACAGTAATAAGAGATTTGTAATAATATTGATATTAAATTTTATAGCATTCTTTATATGGTTTGTTGATATATGGGATTTTTCTATAATACCATTTATGCTTATTTTTACAGCATCTCAAATATTAATAAGTACGATAATAAGTATAATAACTTTTGAAATAAAAAAGGTAACTACATATGGAAATGGAGAGATGAAAAAGAGAATAATGGAAAGTCTTTCTAAGTTCTCAGAGTATGAATATATAGATGAAGCTAAAAGAGAGGAATCTCTTACAGAATTTATAGAAAAAAATGGAATATCTATTTTAATATTAACTAAATTAAAACTTACAAAAGAAGAAATAAAAGAGGTATTGAATTTAAAACTTTCAGGAATAGAAGTAAAAAGCTATTCAGATTATATGCTTGAAAATGAAGAAAAAATAGATGTAGAATTTATAGATGAAGAATGGCTACTTCAGGCTTATGGATTCAAAATTCTTCACAGCCAAATACAAAACAGAGTAAAAAAAATATTTGACTTGGGAATGGCAGTAGTGATAGGAGTGATAACTCTTCCTATAATGGCAATAGCTGCTATAATAGTGAGATTGGAAAGTCCTGGGCCGATTATCTATAGTCAGGATAGAGTTGGAGAAAATGGAAAGGAATTTAAGGTACATAAATTCAGAAGTATGAGAAATGATGCTGAAAAAGATGGAGCTAAATGGGCACAGCAAAATGATCCAAGGGTAACCAAGTTTGGAAACATAATGAGAAAGACAAGAATAGATGAGCTTCCTCAGCTTCTTAATGTTATAAAGGGAGAAATGAGTTTTATTGGACCTAGACCTGAAAGAATGGTTTTTATTAAGGAACTTGAGAAACAGATACCATATTACAATTTAAGACATATGGTAAAACCAGGATTGACAGGGTGGGCACAGGTAATGTATCCATATGGTGCAAGTGTAGAAGATGCCAGAAGAAAACTTGAATATGATCTTTATTACATAAAACATCACAGCCTTTATTTAGATATAGTAATTATGATTCTTACACTAAAAACAGTAATTTTTGGAAAAGGAAGATAA
- a CDS encoding Arylsulfotransferase (ASST) yields MNRLSMEKLEILKESLKFPEVVEALNTKDGNKYNSDKYFSPDVTQEEAVKIANISRGFGEIEVLSVEFKNYLEGKYPDFNYNEVNKNENKIPDVLKIKDKILKLFPDKEIADIIKTLNGEQLNKLNSIIAGNAEVVSLMEFKEEDINNFKKYEEEFFNSSLILDEMKRIVATSKGIDEMTLVSPELKEVIDKHLKDIDYKKMSSFGEFYLLDKNSGIELEKEYREKYYTFDNPFIKLNPYGRTPLSAIVKIENEAVGKDISVTVEGKEGSPDYTYKTKVRVNGEIPIIGLYPKAVNKVSLKMTNNGVLKNKNITIETSLIDDNLPAVVIEKKVEGSIEQGMNLVSFNTKDESLPFIFDSNANIRYLLIVSPVIKKSLLDRNERGNWEAIDENLIFEFDILGKIVNIQDNNRIKLDENWKNGVLFRNNQYLPKKNNILIVYGFSDKAYPSGVFSEIGKDSGHELFKARLYYDKNSFEDNSILSGKRIELFQE; encoded by the coding sequence ATGAATAGATTATCAATGGAAAAATTGGAAATACTAAAGGAAAGTTTAAAATTTCCTGAAGTAGTAGAGGCATTAAATACAAAAGATGGAAATAAGTATAATTCAGATAAATATTTTTCTCCAGATGTAACTCAAGAAGAAGCTGTAAAAATTGCTAATATAAGTAGAGGATTTGGAGAAATAGAAGTTCTTTCAGTAGAATTTAAAAATTATTTAGAAGGAAAATATCCTGATTTTAATTATAATGAAGTAAATAAAAATGAAAACAAGATACCAGATGTTTTAAAAATAAAAGATAAAATTTTGAAATTATTTCCAGACAAAGAAATAGCAGACATCATAAAAACTCTAAATGGAGAACAGCTGAATAAATTAAACAGTATAATAGCTGGAAATGCAGAAGTAGTTTCTCTTATGGAATTTAAAGAGGAAGATATAAATAATTTTAAGAAATATGAAGAAGAGTTTTTTAATTCATCTCTTATTTTAGATGAAATGAAAAGAATAGTTGCTACAAGCAAGGGGATTGATGAGATGACTCTTGTATCTCCTGAATTAAAAGAAGTAATAGATAAACATTTAAAAGATATAGATTATAAAAAAATGTCATCTTTTGGAGAGTTTTATCTTTTAGATAAAAATAGTGGGATAGAACTTGAAAAAGAGTATCGAGAAAAATATTATACTTTTGACAATCCATTTATAAAATTAAATCCATATGGAAGAACACCTCTTTCTGCAATAGTAAAAATAGAAAATGAAGCTGTAGGAAAGGATATATCTGTAACTGTTGAAGGAAAAGAGGGAAGTCCAGATTATACTTATAAAACAAAGGTAAGGGTAAATGGAGAAATTCCAATAATAGGATTGTACCCTAAAGCTGTGAATAAAGTATCATTGAAAATGACTAATAATGGTGTTTTAAAAAATAAAAATATCACAATAGAAACATCATTGATTGATGACAATCTTCCAGCAGTTGTAATAGAAAAGAAAGTAGAAGGAAGTATAGAGCAGGGAATGAATCTTGTATCTTTTAATACAAAAGATGAATCACTTCCATTTATATTTGATTCTAATGCAAATATTAGATATCTTTTAATAGTTTCACCTGTTATAAAAAAATCACTTCTTGATAGAAATGAAAGAGGAAATTGGGAAGCTATAGATGAGAATCTTATTTTTGAGTTTGATATACTTGGTAAAATAGTAAATATTCAAGATAATAATAGAATAAAACTAGATGAAAACTGGAAAAACGGAGTGCTGTTTAGAAATAATCAATATCTTCCAAAAAAGAATAATATTCTTATAGTTTATGGATTTAGCGATAAAGCTTATCCCAGTGGAGTTTTCTCTGAAATAGGAAAAGATAGTGGGCATGAACTTTTTAAAGCAAGACTTTACTATGATAAAAATAGTTTTGAAGACAATAGTATATTATCAGGAAAAAGAATAGAACTTTTTCAAGAATAA
- a CDS encoding Uncharacterized metallophosphoesterase Cj0846, translating to MAFRYKININLYKVSLILVPIILLAGTFFKHHTIIKKYDIKLDKNYNFEPLNIVLVSDIHLGYINGNSSFIKMKNIINSLNPDIVLIAGDLIDMDLEPVLEKNMLEELSNIKTKYGIYFALGNHDIYGKKAELLTKKLRAEGVTVLRDEKILVNNEIYIAGRDNFSKKPLKDIIGEHSDKPVILIQHTPDTIDETVENRIDLQVSGHTHKGQFFPGRIFTKRIFLIDYGYKKISDSNILVSSGYGTWGPPIRIGSSSEICLIKFHN from the coding sequence ATGGCTTTCAGATATAAAATAAATATAAATCTTTATAAAGTATCCTTAATACTTGTTCCAATTATTTTACTAGCAGGAACTTTTTTTAAACACCATACAATTATAAAAAAATATGATATTAAATTAGATAAAAATTATAATTTTGAACCTCTTAATATTGTTTTAGTATCTGATATTCATCTTGGCTATATAAACGGAAATTCCTCTTTTATAAAAATGAAAAATATTATAAATTCTTTAAATCCTGATATTGTTCTCATAGCAGGTGACCTTATAGATATGGATTTAGAACCTGTTTTAGAAAAAAATATGCTTGAAGAATTAAGTAATATAAAAACTAAATATGGAATCTATTTTGCTTTAGGTAATCATGATATTTATGGAAAAAAGGCTGAACTCCTTACAAAAAAACTAAGGGCAGAAGGAGTTACTGTTCTTAGAGATGAAAAAATACTTGTTAATAATGAAATATATATAGCTGGAAGAGATAATTTTTCAAAAAAACCTCTCAAGGATATCATAGGTGAGCATTCGGATAAGCCAGTTATTTTAATACAACATACTCCTGATACCATTGATGAAACTGTAGAAAATAGAATAGACCTCCAAGTTTCAGGACATACACATAAAGGGCAGTTCTTTCCTGGAAGGATTTTTACAAAACGGATTTTTTTAATAGATTATGGGTATAAAAAAATATCTGACAGCAATATTTTAGTATCATCTGGATATGGTACTTGGGGACCTCCTATAAGAATTGGAAGTTCTTCTGAAATATGTTTAATCAAATTTCATAACTAA
- the sigH_4 gene encoding Stage 0 sporulation protein H, whose amino-acid sequence MINSQTIKNAKAGNESAIQEIFSSFKSILQLKTKNYFFYGGDKEDVLQEAMIGLLKAINAYDETKNASFTTFAILCIKRQIITAIKSSNSGKNRILNMAMYSPETEDNSNIAYDTKSFNFYNPEEIYLSKERFRLLNQYLKNNLSKMENEIFEYMLSEMTYTEIAKKTGRDPKSVDNSIQRIKKKLNAFLKEYDRIQ is encoded by the coding sequence ATGATAAATTCACAAACAATAAAAAATGCCAAAGCTGGTAATGAAAGCGCTATACAGGAAATATTCTCTTCTTTTAAAAGCATTCTTCAACTAAAAACAAAAAATTACTTTTTCTATGGTGGAGATAAAGAAGATGTGCTTCAAGAAGCTATGATAGGTCTTCTAAAAGCTATAAACGCATATGATGAAACTAAAAATGCATCTTTTACTACTTTTGCTATTTTATGTATAAAACGTCAAATAATAACAGCTATTAAAAGTTCTAATTCTGGTAAGAATAGAATATTAAATATGGCTATGTACAGCCCTGAAACTGAGGACAATTCAAATATAGCTTATGATACTAAATCTTTTAATTTCTATAATCCAGAAGAAATTTATCTTAGCAAAGAAAGATTCAGACTTCTAAATCAATATCTGAAAAATAATCTTAGCAAAATGGAGAATGAAATATTTGAATATATGCTTTCTGAAATGACTTATACTGAAATAGCAAAAAAAACTGGAAGAGATCCTAAGTCAGTTGACAACAGTATTCAACGTATTAAGAAAAAACTTAACGCTTTCTTAAAAGAATATGACCGTATTCAATAA
- the lysN_3 gene encoding 2-aminoadipate transaminase, with amino-acid sequence MAKNTNNVDTSYYIQLYEILKTEIIKKNAPNSKFYSIRQIGIKYNTNINTVLKVFKMLERDGYIFSEKGKGFFIKEHSNLSISEELVPIMESFHYGQTNTEGINFSNGSPPNDYFPDKIYQKLIDKALKNYGSSLLGYQDVQGLESLRILLADHLEEKDIFVNKDNIMITSGTQQSLVILLKTFSGSSLKTVAISSPTYPNALNLLKDMCNIKTFDLKNDGWNLIEFEKVLKKERIHFVYIMTNFQNPTGISWSEEKKKKLLNLAHKYNFYIIEDDCFSEFYYTKRVEPLKILDQTGNEKVIYIKTYSKILMPAIGLAYMILPPAIMQKAILTKYSLDHSTSGLNQKVLEYFITDKYLDNHVKKLKKIFKAKHHRILELLSEVPHITILNKSKGGFFIWIQLADYINEEKFYYKCKLRGVSILPGNIFYHDKRSSGKIRLSFISPSLKELEEGIEIMKDILIHCDF; translated from the coding sequence ATGGCTAAAAATACTAACAATGTTGATACTAGTTACTACATACAGTTATATGAGATTCTTAAAACAGAAATAATAAAGAAAAATGCTCCCAACTCTAAGTTTTATTCTATAAGGCAAATTGGAATAAAATATAATACAAATATCAATACAGTTCTAAAAGTATTTAAAATGTTAGAAAGAGATGGATATATTTTTTCTGAAAAAGGAAAGGGTTTCTTTATAAAAGAACATTCTAATCTTTCTATAAGTGAGGAATTGGTTCCCATAATGGAAAGCTTTCATTATGGACAAACCAATACAGAAGGAATAAATTTTTCTAATGGAAGTCCTCCAAATGATTATTTTCCTGATAAAATATACCAAAAATTAATAGATAAAGCATTAAAAAATTACGGTTCCTCTCTATTAGGCTACCAAGATGTACAAGGATTGGAAAGTCTTCGTATTCTTTTGGCTGATCATTTAGAAGAAAAAGATATTTTTGTTAATAAGGATAATATAATGATTACATCAGGAACTCAGCAGTCCTTAGTTATCTTGCTGAAAACTTTCAGTGGTTCATCTTTAAAAACTGTTGCTATATCCAGTCCTACATACCCCAATGCCCTAAATCTTCTAAAAGATATGTGCAATATAAAAACTTTTGATTTAAAAAATGATGGCTGGAATTTAATAGAATTTGAAAAAGTTTTAAAAAAAGAAAGAATCCATTTTGTATATATAATGACTAATTTTCAAAATCCTACTGGTATAAGCTGGTCAGAGGAAAAGAAGAAAAAACTTTTGAATCTTGCTCATAAATATAATTTTTATATCATTGAAGATGATTGTTTTTCTGAATTCTACTATACAAAAAGAGTTGAACCATTAAAAATATTAGATCAGACTGGAAATGAAAAAGTTATTTATATAAAAACCTATTCAAAAATTCTTATGCCTGCCATTGGACTTGCATATATGATTTTGCCCCCTGCTATTATGCAGAAAGCTATTTTAACTAAATATAGCCTAGACCATAGTACTTCTGGATTAAATCAAAAAGTATTAGAATATTTTATCACTGATAAATACCTTGATAACCATGTGAAAAAATTAAAAAAAATATTTAAAGCTAAACATCATAGAATTCTTGAATTATTATCTGAAGTTCCTCATATAACTATATTAAATAAGTCTAAAGGTGGATTTTTTATCTGGATACAATTAGCTGATTATATAAATGAAGAAAAGTTCTATTATAAATGTAAATTAAGAGGAGTTTCCATTCTTCCAGGTAATATTTTTTATCATGATAAACGTTCTTCTGGCAAAATAAGATTGAGTTTTATCTCTCCATCTTTAAAAGAATTAGAAGAGGGAATAGAAATTATGAAAGATATTTTAATTCATTGTGATTTTTAA
- the tpl_1 gene encoding Tyrosine phenol-lyase: protein MEKRKFMPEPFKIKMVEHMGTLDKEARKVAIKEAGYNTFLLKSEDCYIDLLTDSGTNAMSDRQWAGLMLGDEAYAGSRNFYHLQEVVREYFGFKYLVPTHQGRGAENILSSLMIKPGDYVPGNMYFTTTRFHQERNGAIFRDVIIDEAHDPTADLPFKGNVDLKKFQALIDEVGGEKIPYICLAVTVNLAGGQPVSMANIKAVSELAHKHGIKVMYDATRCVENAYFIKEREEGYQDKTIKEIVHEMFSYGDGCTMSGKKDCITNIGGFLCMNDHDLYVRATGMVVQFEGMPSYGGLAGRDMEAMAIGITESVQYEYISYRVNQIRYLGEKLEAAGVPMVKPFGGHAIFVDARAFLDHLTQDEFPAQSLAAALYETSGVRTMERGIISAGRDIVTGKDHHPKLETIRLTIPRRVYTYAHLDFVADAVIDLYNRRKDISGLKWDYEPKVLRFFTGTFKTINPELIKGY, encoded by the coding sequence ATGGAAAAAAGAAAATTTATGCCAGAACCTTTTAAAATTAAAATGGTAGAACATATGGGAACTTTGGACAAGGAAGCTAGAAAAGTAGCAATAAAAGAAGCAGGGTATAATACTTTCCTATTAAAATCAGAGGACTGCTATATTGATCTTTTAACAGATTCAGGAACTAATGCAATGAGTGACAGACAATGGGCTGGACTTATGCTTGGAGATGAAGCTTATGCTGGAAGTAGGAACTTCTATCATTTACAAGAAGTGGTAAGAGAGTATTTTGGATTTAAATATTTAGTTCCTACACACCAAGGTAGAGGAGCAGAAAATATTTTATCTTCTTTAATGATTAAGCCGGGAGATTATGTACCAGGAAATATGTATTTTACAACTACTAGATTCCACCAAGAAAGAAATGGGGCAATATTTAGAGATGTTATTATAGATGAAGCACATGATCCAACAGCTGATCTTCCATTTAAAGGAAATGTGGATCTAAAAAAATTCCAAGCATTAATAGATGAAGTTGGAGGAGAAAAAATACCATATATCTGTCTTGCAGTAACTGTTAACCTAGCTGGAGGACAACCAGTATCAATGGCAAATATAAAAGCTGTATCAGAATTAGCACACAAACATGGAATAAAAGTAATGTATGATGCAACAAGATGTGTTGAGAATGCTTACTTTATTAAAGAAAGAGAAGAAGGATACCAAGATAAAACTATAAAAGAAATAGTTCATGAAATGTTCTCATATGGAGATGGGTGTACAATGTCTGGTAAGAAAGACTGTATCACTAATATAGGAGGATTCCTATGTATGAATGACCATGATCTATATGTAAGAGCAACAGGAATGGTAGTTCAATTTGAAGGAATGCCATCATATGGAGGACTTGCAGGAAGAGATATGGAAGCTATGGCAATAGGTATAACAGAATCAGTTCAGTATGAATATATCAGCTATAGAGTAAACCAAATCAGATATCTTGGAGAGAAATTAGAGGCAGCTGGAGTGCCAATGGTAAAACCATTTGGAGGACATGCAATATTCGTAGATGCAAGAGCATTTTTAGATCATTTAACACAAGATGAATTCCCAGCACAATCACTGGCAGCAGCATTATATGAAACTTCTGGAGTGAGAACTATGGAAAGAGGAATCATATCAGCAGGAAGAGATATAGTGACAGGAAAGGATCATCACCCAAAACTAGAAACAATAAGATTAACAATACCAAGAAGAGTATATACATATGCTCATTTAGATTTTGTGGCAGATGCAGTAATAGACTTATATAATAGAAGAAAAGATATAAGTGGATTGAAATGGGATTATGAACCAAAAGTATTAAGATTCTTTACTGGAACATTCAAAACTATCAATCCTGAATTAATAAAAGGATACTAA
- a CDS encoding Na+/alanine symporter → MFESLIGSLKNMVLSLNGLLWGKLITVNVGETIVELSLLVVILIPVGIYFTLKTKFLPFRLFPEMIKCVLEPKSSDNKDSISGLQALFIATASRVGMGNLAGVVAAISFGGPGAIFWMWLAALIGASSAFIESTLAQIYKEKDPLYGGFRGGPAYFMDRMRIITWVKEEDEYIDDIKGTSKYVSIDGKKYYTRGTRFRLLGVLFALSGLLCWAGISQVIANSVTQSFANAFNFPPLYTTIALVVISGIVLFKNAGIVDVLNKVVPAMAILYFSVTLFIIIKNIGLLPQMFENIFIQAFGFRQAVAGGFGAILMQGVKRGLFSNEAGSGSAPCAAAAADVAHPVKQGLIQALGVFIDTLMICSCSAFIMLLAPESVTKGLMGMDLLQAAMNHHIGQVGVIFIAVILFLFSFSTFLGIMFYARGNVAYVFGDNWKSQNLYKIFALGMLFAGGLAQYTFVWELGDLGVGLMTVFNMMAIIPLSGQALASLRDYELNYMKKRDKEADIEQEVELQETI, encoded by the coding sequence ATGTTTGAAAGTTTAATTGGCTCGCTTAAGAATATGGTACTTTCATTAAATGGATTGTTATGGGGGAAACTTATAACAGTAAATGTTGGAGAAACTATAGTAGAGCTTAGTCTATTAGTAGTTATACTCATTCCAGTAGGAATATATTTTACTTTAAAAACAAAATTTCTTCCATTTAGATTATTTCCAGAAATGATAAAGTGTGTATTAGAACCTAAAAGTTCTGACAATAAAGATTCAATATCTGGTTTACAAGCTTTGTTTATTGCTACAGCTTCAAGAGTAGGTATGGGAAATCTGGCAGGAGTGGTAGCTGCGATTTCTTTTGGAGGACCTGGAGCAATATTTTGGATGTGGCTGGCAGCACTCATAGGAGCTTCAAGTGCTTTTATAGAATCAACACTGGCTCAAATATATAAAGAAAAAGATCCACTGTATGGAGGTTTTAGAGGAGGACCTGCTTACTTCATGGATAGAATGAGAATAATAACTTGGGTAAAAGAAGAAGATGAATACATTGATGATATCAAAGGGACTTCAAAGTATGTATCAATAGATGGAAAAAAATATTATACAAGAGGGACTAGGTTTAGACTTTTAGGTGTATTATTTGCTTTATCAGGATTACTTTGCTGGGCAGGAATAAGCCAAGTTATTGCCAATTCAGTAACTCAATCCTTTGCAAATGCTTTTAATTTTCCACCACTATACACAACAATAGCTTTAGTAGTTATATCTGGAATAGTTTTATTCAAAAATGCCGGAATAGTAGATGTACTTAATAAAGTAGTTCCTGCAATGGCAATTCTATATTTTTCAGTAACATTGTTTATAATTATAAAAAATATAGGGCTTTTACCTCAAATGTTTGAAAATATATTTATACAAGCTTTCGGATTTAGACAGGCAGTAGCTGGAGGGTTTGGAGCTATATTGATGCAAGGAGTAAAAAGAGGACTGTTTTCTAATGAGGCTGGGTCAGGTTCAGCACCATGTGCAGCAGCTGCAGCAGATGTTGCTCACCCAGTAAAACAAGGTTTGATACAAGCTTTAGGAGTATTTATAGATACATTAATGATATGTAGTTGTTCAGCTTTCATAATGCTACTTGCACCTGAAAGTGTAACAAAAGGATTAATGGGAATGGATCTTTTACAAGCAGCAATGAATCATCACATAGGACAGGTAGGAGTAATATTTATAGCTGTAATACTATTTTTATTCAGTTTCAGTACTTTCCTTGGAATAATGTTCTATGCTAGAGGAAATGTAGCTTATGTTTTTGGAGATAACTGGAAATCTCAGAACTTGTATAAAATATTTGCTTTGGGAATGCTTTTTGCAGGAGGTCTTGCTCAATATACATTTGTATGGGAGCTTGGAGATTTAGGAGTAGGATTGATGACAGTATTTAATATGATGGCTATAATCCCATTGTCAGGACAGGCATTAGCTTCATTAAGAGATTATGAACTTAATTATATGAAAAAGAGGGATAAAGAAGCAGATATAGAGCAGGAAGTGGAATTGCAGGAAACAATTTAA
- the glpX gene encoding Fructose-1,6-bisphosphatase 1 class 2 gives MKRELALEFARVTEAAALAAYKWVGRGNKEAADQAAVDAMRTMLNRIAIDGEIVIGEGEIDEAPMLYIGEKVGRAYHKYEEEGEPEDDYCSPVDIAVDPVEGTRMTAQGQANAITVLAVANKGSFLKAPDMYMEKLIVGPEAKGAIDLNKPLMENIHSVAKALNKELSELMIVVLDKPRHTQIIKDLQKLGIKVYALPDGDVAGSILTCIVDSDVDMLYGIGGAPEGVISAAVIRALGGDMQARLKLRSEVKGVTLENDKISNFEKTRCENMGLNVGEVLTMNDLVKDDEVIFSATGITSGDLLEGIKRKGNIARTQTLVVRGKSKTVRYINSVHNLDFKDDKIAHLVK, from the coding sequence ATGAAAAGAGAATTAGCACTGGAATTTGCCAGAGTGACAGAAGCAGCAGCATTAGCAGCTTACAAATGGGTAGGAAGAGGTAATAAAGAAGCTGCTGATCAGGCAGCAGTAGATGCCATGAGGACTATGCTGAATAGAATAGCTATTGATGGAGAAATAGTAATAGGAGAAGGAGAAATTGATGAAGCTCCTATGCTGTATATAGGTGAAAAAGTAGGTAGAGCTTATCATAAATATGAAGAAGAAGGTGAGCCAGAAGATGATTATTGTTCACCAGTTGACATAGCTGTAGATCCTGTAGAAGGAACAAGAATGACTGCTCAAGGGCAGGCTAATGCTATAACTGTTCTAGCTGTTGCAAATAAAGGAAGTTTCTTGAAAGCTCCAGATATGTATATGGAAAAATTGATAGTTGGTCCTGAAGCAAAGGGAGCAATAGATTTAAATAAACCTTTAATGGAAAATATTCATAGTGTAGCAAAAGCATTAAATAAAGAGTTGAGTGAACTTATGATAGTAGTTCTTGATAAACCAAGACATACTCAAATTATAAAGGATCTTCAGAAACTTGGTATAAAAGTTTATGCTCTGCCAGATGGCGATGTAGCTGGATCTATTTTAACTTGTATAGTGGACTCAGATGTAGATATGCTGTATGGTATTGGAGGAGCTCCAGAAGGAGTTATTTCAGCAGCTGTAATAAGAGCCTTAGGTGGAGATATGCAGGCAAGATTAAAGTTAAGAAGCGAAGTAAAGGGTGTAACTCTTGAAAATGATAAAATCTCTAATTTTGAAAAAACTAGATGTGAAAATATGGGGCTTAATGTTGGAGAAGTTCTTACAATGAATGATCTTGTAAAAGATGATGAAGTTATATTCTCAGCAACTGGAATAACTAGTGGAGATCTTTTGGAAGGAATTAAAAGAAAAGGAAATATAGCTAGAACACAGACACTTGTGGTAAGAGGAAAAAGTAAGACTGTAAGATATATAAATTCTGTACATAACTTAGATTTTAAAGATGATAAGATAGCTCATTTAGTAAAATAA
- a CDS encoding Septum formation initiator: MAVDKGKLSCWIILAIVLYVFVPQIYRSYIKVNKLKNEKKQLLNKIELEKNKIEEYNKRIEELKDEFYREKISRDELQMVKEGEEIYRLIDKK; this comes from the coding sequence ATGGCAGTAGATAAAGGAAAATTAAGCTGTTGGATAATACTTGCTATAGTTCTATATGTATTTGTACCACAAATATACAGAAGTTATATAAAAGTAAATAAGCTTAAAAACGAAAAAAAACAGCTTTTAAATAAAATAGAGCTGGAGAAAAATAAAATAGAAGAGTATAATAAACGTATCGAAGAACTTAAAGATGAATTTTATAGAGAAAAAATTTCCCGTGATGAATTGCAAATGGTCAAAGAGGGAGAAGAAATCTATAGATTAATCGACAAAAAGTAG
- the def_2 gene encoding Peptide deformylase: MRRKSDIRNKKYGDPVLREKTVEVETVDDNIREILQNMVETMYDKKGVGLAAPQVGISKRMLVLDWTGEGEELRKVINPVITPLTEEKIDWEEGCLSIPGIYKKVERVAKIKVDYLNEKGEKITEELEGFPAIVMQHEFDHLEAVLFVDRISPMAKRMVTKKLQALKKETLKGPSAE, translated from the coding sequence GTGAGAAGAAAAAGTGATATACGAAATAAAAAATACGGTGATCCAGTACTGAGGGAAAAAACTGTAGAAGTAGAAACTGTAGATGACAATATAAGAGAGATATTGCAGAATATGGTTGAAACTATGTATGATAAAAAAGGAGTAGGACTTGCAGCTCCTCAAGTAGGAATTAGTAAAAGAATGCTTGTATTAGATTGGACAGGAGAGGGAGAAGAGCTTAGAAAAGTAATAAATCCTGTAATTACTCCTTTAACTGAAGAAAAAATAGATTGGGAAGAAGGGTGTTTAAGTATTCCTGGAATATATAAAAAAGTTGAAAGAGTAGCAAAAATAAAGGTAGATTATTTAAATGAAAAAGGAGAAAAGATAACTGAAGAGTTAGAAGGTTTTCCTGCAATAGTTATGCAGCATGAATTTGATCATTTAGAAGCTGTATTATTTGTAGATAGAATATCTCCTATGGCTAAGAGAATGGTAACTAAAAAATTACAGGCTCTTAAAAAAGAAACATTAAAAGGGCCAAGTGCTGAATAA